A window from Streptomyces sp. NBC_00335 encodes these proteins:
- a CDS encoding gamma-glutamylcyclotransferase family protein, whose amino-acid sequence MESDESQELPFFVYGTLRPGEVNHDLFLRGRTAAEEPARLPDAALYEGPGYPYAVDRPGSAVAGELITPAPGAYGELLAALDLLEEYAGPGHPANIYDRTTRRALRPDGTPVRAWVYLAAPRLAHHLARSGTRIPGGDWLRR is encoded by the coding sequence GTGGAGTCGGACGAGTCGCAGGAGCTCCCCTTCTTCGTCTACGGCACCCTGCGCCCCGGCGAGGTCAACCACGACCTGTTCCTGCGCGGCCGCACGGCCGCCGAGGAGCCCGCCCGCCTCCCGGACGCGGCCCTGTACGAGGGCCCCGGCTACCCGTACGCCGTGGACCGCCCCGGCTCCGCCGTAGCCGGAGAGCTGATCACCCCGGCCCCCGGGGCGTACGGGGAACTCCTCGCGGCGCTCGACCTGCTGGAGGAGTACGCGGGCCCCGGCCACCCCGCCAACATCTACGACCGCACCACCCGCCGGGCCCTGCGCCCCGACGGCACCCCCGTCCGCGCCTGGGTCTACCTGGCCGCCCCGCGCCTGGCCCACCACCTGGCCCGCTCCGGCACCCGCATCCCGGGCGGCGACTGGCTGCGCCGCTAG
- a CDS encoding DUF2690 domain-containing protein, protein MQFTKKAAVMAAGVALFAGLGLTGTAAQAAGTGVLACSTSNAVTPIPTVKVDNTIVIELRYSTSSRCAWGRITNADPGDQVWVDRSSNGGTTWAGPWGVTTVQSGTDTHTPAYNDAGYKMRACAKNDSTGTVRCTGWY, encoded by the coding sequence ATGCAGTTCACCAAGAAGGCCGCCGTCATGGCGGCGGGCGTCGCACTGTTCGCCGGCCTCGGCCTCACGGGCACCGCCGCGCAGGCGGCGGGCACCGGGGTACTGGCCTGCTCCACGAGCAACGCCGTCACGCCGATTCCGACGGTCAAGGTCGACAACACCATCGTCATCGAGCTGCGCTACAGCACGTCCTCGCGCTGCGCGTGGGGCCGGATCACCAACGCCGACCCGGGCGACCAGGTCTGGGTGGACCGTTCCAGCAACGGCGGCACCACCTGGGCCGGTCCGTGGGGCGTGACCACCGTGCAGAGCGGCACCGACACCCACACCCCGGCCTACAACGACGCGGGCTACAAGATGCGGGCCTGCGCCAAGAACGACAGCACCGGCACCGTGCGGTGTACCGGCTGGTACTAG